A region of Bacillus cabrialesii DNA encodes the following proteins:
- a CDS encoding amino acid adenylation domain-containing protein produces MPDTKDLQYSLTGAQTGIWFAQQLDPDNPIYNTAEYIEINGPINIALFEEALRHVIKEAESLHVRFGENMDGPWQMINPSPDVQLHVIDVSSEPDPEKTALNWMKADLAKPVDLGYDPLFNEALFIAGPDRFFWYQRIHHIAIDGFGFSLIAQRVASTYAALMKGQSATARPFGSLQAILEEDTDYRTSEQYEKDRQFWLDRFADGPEVVSLADRAPRTSNSFLRQTAYLPLSDVSALKESARYFSGSWHEVVIAVSAVYVHRITGSEDVVLGLPMMGRIGSASLNVPAMVMNLLPLRLSVSSSMSFSELIQQISREIRSIRRHHKYRHEELRRDLKLIGENHRLFGPQINLMPFDYGLDFAGARGTTHNLSAGPVDDLSINVYDRTDGSGLRIDVDANPEVYSESDIKLHQQRILQLLQTASAGEDMLIGQMELLLPQEKEQVIREWNETAKAENLLSLQDMFEKQAILTPERIALICDDVQVNYQELNEKANRLAHLLIEKGLGPEQFVALALPRSPEMVVSMLAVLKTGAAYLPLDPEFPGDRISYMLEDANPSCIITTMEIAARLPDNLAVPQLVLDQAVTQEVVKRYSPDNPNVSVSLAHPAYIIYTSGSTGRPKGVVVTLKSLSNFLLSMQETFSLGEEDRLLAVTTVAFDISALELYLPLISGAQIVIAKKETIREPQALAQMIEYFDINIMQATPTLWHALVTNEAEKLRGLRVLVGGEALPSGLLQALHELHCPVTNLYGPTETTIWSAAAFLEEGLKGVPPIGKPIWNTQVYVLDHGLQPVPPGVVGELYIAGTGLARGYFRRPDLTAERFVADPYGPPGTRMYRTGDQARWRADGSLDYIGRADHQIKIRGFRIELGEIDAVLAKHPDIEQAAVVVREDQPGDKRLVAYIVTASAIDIAELRRYVGADLPDYMVPAAFVEMDELPLTPNGKLDRKALPAPDFSTSVSERGPRTPQEEILCDLFAEVLGLARVGIDDSFFELGGHSLLAARLMSRIREVMGAELGIAKLFDEPTVAGLAAHLDQAQSARPALQRAERPERIPLSFAQRRLWFLHCLEGPSPTYNIPVAVRLSGELDQGVLQTALYDLVCRHESLRTIFPETQGTSYQHILDADQARPDLHVTEIAEKELSERLAEAVRYSFDLAAEPAFRAELFIIGPDEYVLLLLVHHIVGDGWSLTPLTRDLGAAYAARSHGGAPEWASLAVQYADYALWQQELLGSGDDPNSLIAGQLAFWKETLKNLPDQLELPTDYSRPAEPSHDGGTIHFRIEPELHKRLQELARANRVSLFMVLQSGLAALLTRLGAGTDIPIGSPIAGRNDDALGDLVGLFINTLVLRTDTSGDPSFRELLDRVREVNLAAYENQDLPFERLVEVLNPARSRATHPLFQIMLAFQNTPDAELHLPDMESSLRIHSVGSAKFDLTLEMSENRLADGTPNGLEGLLEYSTDLFKRETAQALADRLMRLLEAAESDPDQQIGNLDILASEERMSIAADWQSVSDKIPHACLPEQFEKQAALSPDAIAVVYEDQSLSYAELNERANRLARMLISEGVGPEQFVALALPRSLEMAVGLLAVLKAGAAYLPLDPDYPADRIAFMLKDAQPAFIMTNTKAAESIPPAENVPKIVLDDLELEKKLNTYPADNPDNTDRIQPLSPLNTAYVIYTSGSTGVPKGVMIPHQNVTRLFAATDHWFHFSSDDIWTMFHSYAFDFSVWEIWGPLLHGGRLVIVPHHVSRSPEAFLRLLVKEGVTVLNQTPSAFYQLMQAEREQPDLGQALSLRYVIFGGEALELSRLEDWYNRHPENRPQLINMYGITETTVHVSYIELDRSIAALRANSLIGCGIPDLGVYVLDERLQPVPPGVAGELYVSGAGLARGYLGRAGLTAERFIADPFGPPGTRMYRTGDVARLRADGSLDYVGRADHQVKIRGFRIELGEIEAALVQHPQLEDAAVIVREDQPGDKRLAAYIIPSSSETFETAELRKYAAERLPDYMVPSAFVMMKELPLTPNGKLDRKALPAPDFAAAVTGRGPRTPQEEILCDLFMEVLHLPRVGIDDRFFDLGGHSLLAVQLMSRIREALGVELSIGILFEAPTVAGLAERLEMGSSQSALDVLLPLRTSGDKPPLFCVHPAGGLSWCYAGLMTNIGTDYPIYGLQARGIGQRDELPKTLDDMAADYIEQIRTIQPKGPYHLLGWSLGGNVVQAMATQLQHQGEEVSLVVMLDAYPNHFLPIKEAPDDEEALIALLALGGYDPDSLGDKPLDFETAIEILRRDGSALASLDESVILNLKNTYVNSVGILGSYKPKTFRGNILFFRSTIIPEWFDPIEPDSWKPYIHGQIEQIDIDCRHKDLCQPEPLALIGKVLAVKLEEMNK; encoded by the coding sequence ATGCCTGATACAAAAGACCTTCAATATTCTTTGACCGGAGCGCAAACCGGCATATGGTTTGCTCAGCAGCTTGATCCGGACAATCCAATCTACAATACAGCGGAATATATAGAAATCAATGGACCAATCAATATTGCTCTTTTTGAAGAAGCTTTGCGGCATGTGATAAAGGAAGCGGAATCGCTGCATGTCCGCTTCGGTGAAAATATGGACGGGCCTTGGCAGATGATAAACCCGTCTCCGGATGTACAGCTGCACGTCATTGATGTCAGCTCTGAGCCTGATCCGGAAAAAACAGCGTTAAACTGGATGAAGGCAGATTTGGCAAAGCCGGTCGATTTAGGATATGACCCTTTGTTCAATGAAGCTCTGTTTATAGCCGGTCCTGATCGTTTCTTTTGGTATCAGCGCATTCACCATATTGCGATTGACGGCTTCGGTTTTTCCCTGATTGCCCAGCGTGTGGCAAGTACGTATGCCGCACTTATGAAAGGACAATCAGCTACAGCGCGTCCCTTTGGATCGCTACAGGCTATTTTGGAGGAGGATACAGATTATCGCACATCAGAACAGTATGAGAAGGATCGCCAATTCTGGCTGGATCGTTTTGCTGATGGACCTGAAGTTGTGAGTTTGGCAGACAGGGCGCCAAGAACATCCAACAGTTTTCTTCGTCAGACGGCGTATCTGCCACTATCTGATGTGAGCGCGCTAAAAGAATCGGCACGCTATTTCTCAGGAAGCTGGCATGAAGTCGTGATTGCGGTGTCAGCTGTTTATGTACACCGCATAACAGGGTCTGAGGATGTTGTGCTCGGTCTGCCCATGATGGGACGAATAGGGTCAGCATCACTGAATGTGCCGGCCATGGTAATGAACCTTCTCCCACTCCGGCTGTCTGTAAGCTCTTCGATGAGCTTTTCTGAACTTATTCAGCAAATTTCCCGGGAAATCCGCAGTATTCGGCGTCATCATAAGTATCGCCATGAAGAGCTTCGACGCGATCTGAAATTGATAGGAGAAAACCATAGATTATTTGGCCCTCAAATCAATCTCATGCCGTTTGATTATGGTCTCGACTTTGCCGGGGCCCGGGGCACAACGCATAATCTTTCAGCCGGTCCTGTTGATGATCTATCAATCAATGTATATGACAGAACGGATGGCAGTGGGCTGCGAATTGATGTAGACGCGAATCCTGAGGTATACAGCGAGTCTGATATTAAGCTTCATCAGCAGCGGATCTTACAGCTGCTGCAAACGGCTTCAGCCGGGGAGGACATGCTGATTGGGCAAATGGAGCTTCTGTTGCCACAGGAGAAAGAACAAGTCATTCGTGAATGGAATGAGACAGCAAAGGCTGAGAACCTGCTCAGCCTTCAGGACATGTTTGAGAAGCAGGCAATCCTTACGCCTGAACGTATCGCTCTCATATGTGATGACGTTCAAGTAAACTATCAAGAGCTGAATGAAAAGGCAAACCGCCTCGCGCATTTGTTGATCGAAAAAGGGCTTGGTCCGGAGCAATTTGTCGCTTTGGCGCTGCCGCGTTCTCCAGAGATGGTGGTTTCGATGCTTGCTGTATTAAAAACTGGTGCGGCGTATCTTCCGCTTGATCCGGAGTTTCCGGGCGACCGAATTTCTTACATGCTCGAGGATGCAAATCCATCATGCATCATAACGACTATGGAAATAGCAGCCCGTCTTCCTGATAATCTGGCAGTACCGCAGCTTGTGCTTGATCAGGCTGTTACACAGGAGGTTGTAAAACGCTATTCGCCTGACAATCCGAATGTATCGGTTTCTCTAGCCCATCCTGCGTATATCATTTATACCTCGGGATCAACGGGAAGGCCGAAGGGTGTCGTTGTTACACTAAAAAGCTTAAGCAATTTTCTGCTGTCCATGCAGGAGACATTTTCTCTGGGAGAAGAAGATAGGCTGTTGGCTGTTACGACTGTCGCTTTTGATATTTCAGCATTGGAGTTATATCTTCCGCTGATCAGCGGGGCGCAAATCGTGATCGCCAAGAAAGAAACGATCCGTGAGCCACAGGCATTAGCTCAAATGATTGAATATTTCGATATCAATATCATGCAGGCGACACCGACATTATGGCATGCTTTGGTCACGAATGAAGCTGAGAAACTTCGGGGGCTCAGAGTGCTTGTCGGAGGAGAGGCGCTGCCGAGCGGTCTTTTGCAGGCGCTTCATGAGCTTCATTGTCCAGTCACGAATTTATACGGTCCGACTGAAACAACGATTTGGTCTGCAGCAGCTTTTCTTGAAGAAGGGCTGAAGGGCGTTCCGCCGATTGGCAAACCGATTTGGAATACGCAGGTGTATGTGCTTGATCACGGTTTGCAGCCGGTGCCGCCGGGAGTTGTCGGAGAGCTTTATATCGCAGGAACCGGCTTGGCTAGAGGTTATTTCCGCCGTCCTGATTTAACGGCTGAGCGTTTTGTTGCAGATCCATACGGACCGCCGGGGACCCGGATGTATCGAACAGGAGACCAGGCCCGCTGGCGCGCTGATGGGTCTTTGGATTATATCGGGCGGGCGGATCATCAAATCAAAATTCGCGGATTCCGAATTGAACTTGGAGAAATTGATGCCGTGCTTGCCAAGCATCCTGACATTGAACAAGCCGCGGTAGTCGTTCGGGAAGATCAGCCGGGAGACAAACGATTGGTGGCATATATAGTCACTGCTTCAGCTATTGATATTGCCGAGCTTCGCCGTTATGTGGGTGCCGATCTTCCTGATTATATGGTGCCTGCGGCATTTGTAGAGATGGACGAACTGCCATTAACACCTAATGGAAAGCTCGATCGAAAAGCACTGCCGGCACCTGATTTTAGCACTTCTGTCAGCGAACGGGGGCCGCGGACTCCTCAGGAAGAGATATTGTGTGACCTGTTTGCCGAGGTTCTCGGTTTGGCACGCGTCGGCATCGATGACAGTTTCTTCGAGCTGGGCGGTCACTCTCTTCTTGCAGCCCGTCTGATGAGCCGCATTCGCGAGGTAATGGGAGCCGAACTCGGTATCGCCAAGCTCTTTGACGAACCGACAGTAGCCGGACTCGCTGCCCATCTTGATCAGGCACAGAGTGCACGTCCCGCCTTGCAGAGAGCTGAGCGTCCTGAAAGGATTCCGCTTTCTTTTGCTCAGCGCCGGTTATGGTTTCTCCATTGTCTTGAAGGGCCGAGCCCTACTTATAATATTCCGGTTGCTGTCCGTCTGTCGGGTGAACTGGACCAAGGAGTGCTGCAAACGGCACTTTATGATCTCGTTTGCCGCCATGAAAGCCTTCGGACGATCTTCCCGGAAACACAGGGGACGTCATATCAGCATATTTTAGACGCTGATCAAGCACGGCCTGATTTACATGTTACTGAAATTGCTGAAAAGGAGCTTTCTGAACGGCTTGCTGAAGCTGTGCGCTACAGCTTTGATCTGGCAGCTGAACCCGCTTTTCGTGCCGAGCTATTTATCATCGGTCCTGATGAGTACGTGCTGCTTCTCCTCGTACATCATATTGTCGGGGACGGCTGGTCATTGACGCCGCTGACCCGCGACCTTGGGGCGGCTTATGCGGCTCGCAGTCACGGAGGAGCTCCCGAATGGGCGTCTCTTGCTGTGCAGTATGCAGACTATGCGCTTTGGCAGCAGGAACTGCTTGGAAGCGGTGATGATCCAAATAGTTTGATTGCCGGACAGCTTGCTTTCTGGAAAGAAACCTTGAAGAATCTGCCTGATCAGCTTGAACTGCCGACCGATTATTCACGTCCGGCTGAACCGAGTCATGATGGGGGTACGATTCATTTCCGCATTGAGCCTGAGCTTCACAAGCGATTACAGGAGCTGGCTCGCGCAAATAGGGTAAGCCTGTTTATGGTCCTTCAATCCGGTCTCGCCGCTTTATTGACAAGACTTGGAGCGGGAACTGATATTCCGATCGGCAGTCCGATCGCGGGGCGGAATGATGATGCGCTAGGCGATCTTGTGGGTCTGTTTATCAATACATTGGTGCTCAGAACCGATACGTCCGGTGACCCAAGCTTCCGTGAACTTCTTGACCGAGTGCGGGAAGTGAATCTGGCAGCCTATGAAAATCAGGATCTGCCGTTTGAGAGACTCGTAGAGGTGCTGAATCCGGCTCGCTCGCGTGCGACGCATCCTTTATTCCAAATCATGCTCGCGTTCCAAAACACACCCGACGCTGAACTTCATCTTCCTGACATGGAAAGCAGCCTGCGGATCCACAGCGTTGGTTCCGCCAAGTTTGATCTGACGCTGGAAATGAGTGAAAACCGTCTTGCTGACGGTACTCCAAACGGATTGGAAGGATTGCTTGAGTACAGCACTGATCTTTTCAAGCGGGAAACTGCTCAGGCTCTTGCTGACCGTCTGATGCGCCTGCTGGAGGCTGCCGAGTCTGATCCTGACCAGCAAATCGGAAATCTGGACATTCTTGCATCGGAGGAACGCATGAGCATAGCGGCAGATTGGCAAAGTGTATCTGATAAGATTCCGCACGCATGTTTGCCGGAGCAGTTTGAGAAGCAGGCTGCTTTAAGTCCTGATGCCATTGCCGTTGTTTATGAAGATCAGTCACTGAGCTATGCAGAGCTGAATGAAAGAGCAAATCGGCTTGCCCGAATGCTGATCAGTGAAGGCGTCGGACCGGAGCAATTTGTGGCCTTGGCACTTCCTCGGTCATTGGAAATGGCTGTCGGGCTATTGGCGGTGCTGAAAGCCGGCGCGGCTTATCTGCCTCTCGATCCGGACTATCCGGCTGACCGAATCGCTTTTATGCTGAAAGATGCGCAGCCTGCGTTTATCATGACGAACACAAAAGCTGCAGAAAGCATTCCTCCAGCGGAAAACGTGCCGAAAATTGTGCTGGATGATCTCGAACTGGAAAAGAAACTAAACACATACCCAGCTGATAATCCGGATAATACGGATCGGATTCAGCCGCTTTCTCCTTTGAATACGGCGTATGTCATTTATACATCAGGCTCAACAGGCGTTCCAAAAGGTGTGATGATTCCTCACCAAAACGTAACGCGTTTATTTGCAGCGACTGATCACTGGTTCCATTTCAGCTCAGACGATATCTGGACTATGTTTCATTCCTATGCGTTTGACTTTTCAGTGTGGGAGATTTGGGGTCCTCTGCTGCATGGCGGACGTCTTGTCATCGTGCCTCATCACGTCAGCAGATCGCCAGAAGCGTTTCTGCGCCTGCTGGTAAAAGAGGGTGTGACCGTTCTGAATCAGACACCGTCCGCTTTCTATCAGTTGATGCAAGCGGAACGGGAGCAGCCGGATCTCGGACAGGCGCTCAGCCTGCGCTATGTCATTTTTGGCGGGGAAGCGCTTGAACTCAGCCGTCTAGAGGATTGGTATAACCGCCACCCTGAAAATAGACCGCAGCTGATCAATATGTACGGTATTACAGAAACAACCGTGCATGTGAGCTATATCGAATTAGACCGAAGCATTGCAGCTTTACGGGCAAACAGCTTGATCGGCTGCGGCATTCCCGATCTTGGTGTTTATGTGCTGGATGAGCGCCTGCAGCCGGTTCCGCCGGGTGTTGCCGGAGAGCTGTATGTATCGGGAGCGGGGTTGGCACGGGGCTATTTAGGCCGGGCTGGATTGACAGCAGAACGCTTCATAGCTGATCCGTTCGGTCCTCCAGGCACCCGGATGTACCGCACTGGGGATGTGGCCCGCCTTCGCGCTGACGGCTCTCTTGACTATGTCGGCCGTGCCGATCACCAAGTGAAAATTCGAGGCTTCCGGATTGAATTGGGAGAAATTGAAGCCGCGCTTGTTCAGCATCCGCAGCTTGAAGATGCGGCAGTGATCGTTCGTGAGGATCAGCCGGGAGATAAACGGTTGGCAGCTTATATCATACCTTCTTCCTCAGAAACGTTTGAAACGGCGGAGCTGCGCAAATATGCTGCTGAGAGGCTGCCGGATTACATGGTGCCTTCTGCCTTTGTGATGATGAAAGAATTGCCGCTGACACCGAATGGAAAGCTTGATCGTAAAGCGCTGCCAGCTCCGGATTTTGCAGCGGCAGTGACAGGACGCGGACCGAGAACGCCGCAGGAAGAAATCCTCTGTGACCTGTTTATGGAGGTGCTTCATTTGCCTCGTGTCGGCATTGATGACCGTTTCTTTGATTTAGGCGGGCATTCCTTGCTTGCTGTTCAGCTGATGAGCCGCATTCGTGAAGCGCTCGGCGTTGAACTCAGCATCGGCATCCTATTCGAAGCGCCGACTGTTGCCGGGCTTGCTGAAAGACTTGAAATGGGTTCAAGCCAAAGCGCACTCGATGTTTTGCTGCCGCTCCGAACAAGCGGAGACAAGCCTCCTTTATTCTGTGTGCATCCGGCAGGCGGTCTCAGCTGGTGCTATGCCGGTTTGATGACAAATATAGGAACAGATTATCCGATCTACGGCTTGCAGGCACGGGGAATCGGACAGCGGGATGAGCTCCCCAAAACACTTGATGACATGGCTGCCGATTACATTGAACAAATCAGAACAATCCAGCCGAAAGGCCCGTACCATCTGCTAGGCTGGTCTCTGGGCGGAAATGTCGTTCAAGCGATGGCCACCCAGCTGCAACATCAAGGAGAAGAAGTATCCCTTGTGGTCATGCTGGACGCCTATCCGAACCACTTCCTTCCTATAAAAGAGGCCCCGGATGATGAGGAAGCGCTTATTGCCCTTCTGGCGTTAGGCGGGTATGATCCAGACAGCTTAGGGGACAAACCGCTTGATTTTGAAACGGCGATTGAGATTCTTCGCCGTGACGGCAGCGCGCTTGCGAGCCTGGATGAATCGGTCATTTTAAATCTGAAGAATACGTATGTTAATTCTGTCGGCATTTTAGGCTCATATAAGCCGAAAACCTTCCGGGGAAATATCTTGTTTTTCCGATCAACAATCATTCCTGAATGGTTTGATCCGATTGAACCTGATTCGTGGAAGCCTTATATTCACGGACAAATTGAACAAATTGATATCGACTGCCGTCATAAAGATCTTTGTCAGCCGGAGCCGCTTGCTCTCATCGGCAAGGTTCTCGCAGTCAAACTGGAAGAGATGAATAAATAA
- a CDS encoding isochorismatase has translation MAIPAIQPYQMPTASDMPQNKVSWVPDPNRAVLLIHDMQNYFVDAFTAGASPVTELSANIRKLKDQCAQLGIPVVYTAQPGSQNPADRALLTDFWGPGLNSGPYEEKIITELAPDDDDLVLTKWRYSAFKRTNLLEIMRKEGRDQLIISGIYAHIGCLVTACEAFMEDIEAFFVGDAVADFSLEKHQMALDYAAGRCAFTVMTDSLLDQLKNAPADTQKTSANTGKEVFTCENIRKQIAELLQETPEDITDQEDLLDRGLDSVRIMTLVEQWRREGAEVTFVELAERPTIEEWQKLLTTRSQQVLPNADYL, from the coding sequence ATGGCTATACCTGCCATTCAGCCGTATCAAATGCCGACAGCGTCTGATATGCCGCAAAACAAAGTTTCATGGGTGCCTGATCCAAATCGGGCAGTTCTGTTAATCCACGATATGCAAAACTATTTTGTCGATGCCTTTACAGCGGGAGCCTCTCCGGTAACAGAGCTTTCGGCCAATATACGCAAGCTGAAGGATCAATGTGCCCAGCTTGGGATACCTGTTGTCTACACCGCACAGCCGGGAAGCCAAAATCCGGCTGACCGGGCGCTGCTGACAGACTTTTGGGGCCCGGGATTAAACAGCGGCCCTTATGAGGAGAAAATTATAACCGAGCTGGCACCGGATGATGATGATCTCGTGCTGACAAAATGGCGATACAGCGCGTTTAAGAGAACGAATTTGCTTGAGATTATGCGCAAAGAGGGACGCGATCAGCTGATCATTTCCGGAATTTACGCTCATATCGGCTGTCTCGTTACAGCATGTGAAGCATTTATGGAGGATATCGAAGCATTTTTTGTGGGAGATGCAGTTGCTGATTTTTCATTAGAAAAACATCAAATGGCGCTTGACTATGCGGCTGGGCGCTGTGCATTTACCGTGATGACTGACAGTCTTCTTGATCAGCTGAAGAATGCGCCGGCAGACACTCAAAAAACGTCAGCAAACACCGGCAAAGAAGTGTTTACATGTGAAAATATCCGTAAACAAATTGCTGAGCTTCTTCAAGAAACACCTGAAGATATTACAGATCAAGAGGATTTGCTCGACCGGGGGCTTGATTCGGTAAGGATCATGACATTGGTAGAACAATGGCGACGTGAAGGAGCCGAGGTGACATTCGTAGAACTGGCTGAACGCCCGACGATCGAAGAATGGCAGAAGCTGCTCACAACACGCAGCCAGCAAGTGCTTCCAAACGCGGATTATTTATAA
- a CDS encoding (2,3-dihydroxybenzoyl)adenylate synthase: protein MLNGFTPWPEELAETYRKNGCWAGETFGDLLRDRAAKHGDRIAITCGNTHWSYQELDTRVDRLAAGFQKLGIQQMDRVVVQLPNIAEFFEVIFALFRLGALPVFALPSHRSSEITYFCEFAEAEAYIIPDSYSGFDYRSLARQVQSKLPSLKHVIVAGEAEEFLELEALHTEPVKLPEVKSSDVAFLQLSGGSTGLSKLIPRTHDDYIYSLKRSVEVCWLDHSTVYLAALPMAHNYPLSSPGVLGVLYAGGRVVLSPSPSPDDAFPLIEREQVTITALVPPLAMVWMDAASSRHDDLSSLQVLQVGGAKFSAEAARKVKAVFGCTLQQVFGMAEGLVNYTRLDDPEDVIVNTQGKPMSPYDEVRVWDDQNRDVKPGETGHLLTRGPYTIRGYYKADEHNAASFTEDGFYRTGDIVRLTSDGYIVVEGRAKDQINRGGEKVAAEEVENHLLAHPAVHDAAMVSMPDQFLGERSCVFIIPRDEAPKASELKAFLRERGLAAYKIPDRIEFVDSFPQTGVGKVSKKALREAIAEKLLAGSKK from the coding sequence ATGCTGAATGGATTTACTCCTTGGCCTGAAGAGTTAGCTGAGACATATCGGAAAAACGGCTGCTGGGCCGGCGAGACGTTTGGAGATTTGTTAAGAGACCGTGCTGCCAAACATGGCGATCGCATCGCAATTACATGCGGAAACACCCATTGGAGCTATCAAGAGCTTGACACAAGGGTTGATCGTCTGGCTGCCGGCTTTCAGAAGCTCGGCATTCAACAGATGGATCGTGTCGTGGTACAGCTGCCGAATATCGCGGAGTTTTTTGAAGTCATTTTCGCGCTCTTTCGTCTGGGAGCGCTCCCAGTCTTCGCACTGCCTTCACATCGAAGCAGTGAAATTACATATTTTTGCGAGTTTGCGGAAGCGGAAGCTTATATCATTCCCGACTCTTACTCCGGTTTTGACTACCGTTCACTCGCCAGACAGGTTCAAAGCAAGCTGCCGTCTTTGAAACACGTTATTGTCGCAGGTGAGGCAGAGGAATTTTTGGAGCTGGAGGCTTTGCATACAGAACCTGTAAAACTGCCTGAAGTCAAGTCTTCAGATGTGGCGTTCCTCCAGCTTTCCGGAGGGAGCACCGGGCTATCGAAACTGATTCCGAGGACTCATGATGACTACATTTACAGTCTGAAGCGGAGTGTGGAGGTCTGCTGGCTCGACCACAGCACGGTGTATTTGGCGGCATTGCCGATGGCGCACAATTATCCGCTGAGCTCGCCTGGGGTTCTCGGCGTTTTATACGCCGGAGGAAGAGTGGTGTTATCGCCTTCTCCAAGTCCTGATGATGCATTTCCTTTGATTGAACGGGAACAAGTCACGATCACCGCTCTTGTTCCGCCACTTGCGATGGTATGGATGGATGCGGCTTCCTCACGCCATGACGATCTATCCAGCCTTCAAGTGCTGCAGGTCGGCGGCGCCAAGTTCAGTGCTGAAGCTGCTCGCAAGGTGAAAGCTGTTTTCGGCTGCACGCTGCAGCAGGTGTTCGGAATGGCTGAAGGTCTCGTCAATTATACGAGACTGGATGACCCTGAGGACGTCATTGTCAACACCCAAGGAAAACCGATGTCTCCATACGATGAAGTGCGTGTTTGGGATGATCAGAATCGCGACGTGAAACCTGGTGAAACAGGGCACTTGCTGACACGGGGACCGTATACAATTCGGGGTTACTATAAGGCAGATGAGCATAATGCCGCTTCCTTTACCGAGGACGGTTTTTACCGCACGGGTGATATCGTCAGGCTGACATCAGACGGCTATATTGTCGTTGAAGGCCGGGCGAAGGATCAAATTAACCGCGGTGGCGAAAAAGTCGCTGCTGAAGAAGTGGAAAATCATCTGCTGGCGCATCCGGCTGTCCATGATGCCGCAATGGTCTCCATGCCTGACCAATTTCTTGGCGAAAGATCTTGTGTGTTCATTATTCCCCGGGATGAAGCCCCAAAAGCTTCAGAACTCAAAGCGTTTTTGAGAGAGCGCGGACTGGCGGCATACAAAATCCCTGACCGGATTGAATTTGTCGATTCCTTCCCGCAGACAGGGGTCGGCAAAGTCAGCAAAAAAGCGCTTCGTGAAGCCATTGCCGAGAAGCTTCTTGCAGGATCAAAAAAATAA